Proteins encoded in a region of the Mycolicibacterium duvalii genome:
- the topA gene encoding type I DNA topoisomerase, translating to MADGDRGSGANGTVRRLVIVESPTKARKIAGYLGSNYIVESSRGHIRDLPRAAADVPAKYKSEPWARLGVNVDADFEPLYIISPEKKSTVAELKDKLKNVDELYLATDGDREGEAIAWHLLETLKPRVPVKRMVFHEITEPAIRAAAEDPRDLDNALVDAQETRRILDRLYGYEVSPVLWKKVAPKLSAGRVQSVATRIIVQRERERMAFRSAGYWDVTAELDASVSDAQASPPTFTAKLNTVDGRRVATGRDFDSLGAVRKPDEVLVLDEAAANALATGLRGAQLAVSSVEQKPYTRRPYAPFMTSTLQQEAGRKLRFSSERTMSIAQRLYENGYITYMRTDSTTLSASAIEAARNQARQLYGEEYLHPSPRQYTRKVKNAQEAHEAIRPAGDVFSTPGQLHSQLDNDEFRLYELIWQRTVASQMADARGTTLSLRIGGQAQSGEQVVFNASGRTITFPGFLKAYVESIDDLAGGEADDAESRLPNLTQGQRVDARDLTADGHTTSPPARYTEASLIKALEDLGIGRPSTYSSIIKTIQDRGYVHKKGSALVPSWVAFAVIGLLEQHFARLVDYDFTAAMEDELDEIAAGHERRTNWLNNFYFGGEHGVEGSIARAGGLKKLVGGNLEEIDAREVNSIKLFDDAEGRAVNVRVGRNGAYLERMVVDPDNPGELKPQRANLKDELTPDELTLELAEKLFATPQEGRSLGVDPETGHEIVAKDGRYGPYVTEVLPEPKGGDDGEAGSPAKKGKKPTGPKPRTGSLFRSMDLETVTLEDALKLLSLPRVVGVDPNTDEEITAQNGRYGPYLKRGTDSRSLATEDQIFSITVDEALKIYAEPKRRGRQGAAAPPLRELGNDPVSGKPMVVKDGRFGPYVTDGETNASLRKGDDVLAITDERASELLADRRARGPVKRTKKAPAKKKAAAKKAPAKKATKKS from the coding sequence TTGGCTGACGGCGACCGCGGCAGCGGGGCAAACGGCACTGTCCGGCGACTCGTCATTGTCGAGTCGCCCACCAAAGCGCGCAAAATCGCTGGTTACCTGGGCTCCAACTACATCGTGGAGTCGTCGCGCGGGCACATCCGCGACCTGCCGCGGGCCGCGGCCGACGTGCCGGCCAAGTACAAGTCCGAGCCGTGGGCCCGGCTGGGCGTCAACGTCGACGCCGACTTCGAACCGCTCTACATCATCAGCCCGGAGAAGAAGAGCACCGTCGCCGAGCTGAAGGACAAGCTCAAGAACGTCGACGAACTCTATCTGGCCACCGACGGTGACCGCGAGGGTGAGGCGATCGCCTGGCACCTGCTCGAGACCCTCAAGCCCCGGGTGCCGGTCAAACGGATGGTGTTCCACGAAATCACCGAACCCGCGATCCGCGCCGCCGCCGAGGATCCCCGCGACCTGGACAACGCGCTGGTCGACGCCCAGGAGACCCGGCGCATCCTGGACCGGCTCTACGGCTACGAGGTCTCTCCGGTGCTGTGGAAGAAGGTCGCGCCCAAGCTGTCGGCCGGGCGGGTGCAGTCGGTGGCCACCCGCATCATCGTGCAGCGCGAACGCGAACGCATGGCGTTCCGCAGCGCCGGATACTGGGATGTCACCGCCGAGCTGGACGCCAGCGTCTCCGACGCCCAGGCCAGCCCGCCGACCTTCACCGCCAAGCTCAACACCGTCGACGGGCGCCGCGTGGCCACCGGCCGTGACTTCGACTCCCTCGGCGCGGTCCGCAAGCCCGACGAGGTGCTGGTCCTCGACGAGGCGGCGGCCAACGCGCTGGCCACCGGCCTGCGCGGGGCCCAGCTGGCGGTCTCGTCGGTCGAGCAGAAGCCCTACACCCGTCGTCCCTACGCGCCGTTCATGACCTCGACGCTGCAGCAGGAGGCCGGCCGCAAGTTGCGGTTCTCCTCCGAGCGCACGATGAGCATCGCCCAGCGGCTCTACGAGAACGGCTACATCACCTACATGCGTACCGACTCGACGACGCTGTCGGCCAGCGCTATCGAAGCCGCCCGCAACCAGGCCCGCCAGCTCTACGGCGAGGAGTACCTGCACCCGTCGCCGCGGCAGTACACCCGCAAGGTGAAGAACGCCCAGGAGGCCCACGAGGCCATCCGTCCCGCCGGCGACGTGTTCTCCACGCCCGGCCAGCTGCACAGCCAGCTCGACAACGACGAGTTCCGGCTCTACGAGCTGATCTGGCAGCGCACTGTGGCCTCCCAGATGGCCGATGCCCGCGGCACCACGCTGAGCCTGCGTATCGGCGGGCAAGCCCAGTCGGGTGAGCAGGTCGTGTTCAACGCCAGCGGTCGCACCATCACGTTCCCGGGCTTCCTCAAGGCCTATGTGGAGAGCATCGACGACCTGGCCGGCGGCGAGGCCGACGACGCCGAGAGCCGGTTGCCGAACCTGACCCAGGGGCAGCGGGTCGACGCCCGGGACCTGACCGCCGACGGCCACACCACCTCGCCACCGGCGCGCTACACCGAAGCATCGTTGATCAAGGCGCTCGAGGACCTCGGCATCGGCCGCCCGTCGACCTACAGCTCGATCATCAAGACCATCCAGGACCGTGGCTACGTGCACAAGAAGGGCAGCGCACTGGTCCCGTCCTGGGTCGCGTTCGCCGTCATCGGCCTGCTCGAACAGCACTTCGCCCGCCTGGTCGACTACGACTTCACCGCTGCGATGGAGGACGAACTCGACGAGATCGCGGCAGGCCATGAGCGAAGGACCAACTGGCTCAACAACTTCTACTTCGGTGGCGAGCACGGCGTGGAAGGATCGATCGCGCGGGCCGGCGGTCTGAAGAAGTTGGTCGGTGGCAATCTCGAGGAGATCGACGCCCGAGAAGTCAACTCCATCAAGCTGTTCGACGATGCCGAAGGACGCGCGGTCAACGTCCGGGTGGGCCGCAACGGTGCCTATCTGGAACGGATGGTCGTCGATCCTGACAACCCTGGCGAGCTCAAACCCCAGCGGGCCAACCTCAAAGACGAGCTGACCCCCGACGAGCTGACGCTGGAACTGGCCGAAAAGCTCTTCGCCACACCGCAGGAAGGCCGGTCACTCGGTGTCGACCCGGAAACGGGTCACGAGATCGTCGCCAAGGACGGCCGGTACGGACCGTACGTCACCGAGGTGCTGCCCGAGCCGAAGGGCGGCGATGACGGCGAGGCGGGATCCCCGGCGAAGAAGGGCAAGAAGCCGACCGGTCCCAAGCCGCGCACCGGATCCCTGTTCCGCAGCATGGATCTGGAGACGGTGACCCTCGAGGACGCGCTGAAGCTGCTCTCGCTGCCCCGGGTGGTCGGCGTGGACCCGAACACCGACGAGGAGATCACCGCACAGAACGGTCGCTACGGCCCGTACCTCAAGCGCGGCACCGATTCCCGGTCGCTGGCCACCGAGGACCAGATCTTCTCGATCACGGTCGACGAGGCGCTCAAGATCTACGCCGAACCGAAGCGCCGTGGCAGGCAGGGCGCGGCCGCCCCGCCGCTGCGCGAGTTGGGCAACGACCCGGTGTCGGGCAAGCCGATGGTGGTCAAGGACGGCCGTTTCGGGCCGTATGTCACCGACGGGGAGACCAACGCCAGCCTGCGCAAGGGCGATGACGTGCTGGCCATCACCGACGAACGCGCCTCCGAACTGCTGGCCGACCGCCGCGCCCGCGGCCCGGTGAAGCGGACCAAGAAGGCGCCGGCCAAGAAGAAGGCCGCGGCGAAGAAGGCGCCCGCCAAGAAGGCCACCAAGAAGAGCTAG
- a CDS encoding DEAD/DEAH box helicase, with protein MADPVADFGRELLAYAVEGAGADSAADDAPLRHVADLPPRRAATRAWPCWADSDVVRAFLDRGVEAPWSHQLAAAQLARDGRHVVVSTGTASGKSLAYQLPILTAMVEDPRARALYLSPTKALGHDQLRAATSLTAAIPALAEVAPAAYDGDSPTEVRRFARERSRWIFSNPDMIHLSLLRNHAKWAVFLRHLRFVVVDECHYYRGVFGSNVAMVLRRLLRLCARYSPDGQMPTVVFASATTAEPAVTASELIGQTVVEVTEDGSPHGARTVALWEPPLIDTVVGENGAPVRRSAGAEAARVMADLMTEGARTLTFVRSRRGAELVALGARARLTDTAPHLVEQIASYRAGYLAEDRRELEAALGDGRLRGLASTNALELGVDIAGLDAVVLAGFPGTVASFWQQAGRAGRRGQGALVVLIARDDPLDTYLVHHPAALLDKPIERVVIDPTNPYVLGPQLLCAATELPLSDAEVRLWDAEEVAAALVDDGLLRRRSAGYFPSPGVDPHPAVDIRGGTGGQIAILEAGTGRMLGSAGAGQAPACVHPGAVYLHQGETYVVDSLDFEDGVAFVRAEDPGYTTFAREVTDISVTGPGRRSRHGDVTIGLVPVSVSNTVTGYLRRRINGEVIDFVELDMPIRTLDTMAVMCTITPEALQRNGIDVLRWPGALHAAEHAAIGLLPLVASCDRGDIGGVSTAVGPVDGLPSIFVYDGHPGGAGFAARGFDTITEWWGATASAIEACECPSGCPSCVQSPKCGNANDPLDKAGAVAVLRLVVDAVAAAPWIGSPS; from the coding sequence TTGGCGGATCCGGTAGCCGATTTCGGCCGGGAACTGCTGGCGTATGCGGTCGAGGGGGCCGGAGCCGACAGCGCGGCCGACGACGCCCCCCTGCGCCACGTCGCCGATCTGCCCCCGCGGCGGGCCGCGACGCGGGCATGGCCGTGCTGGGCCGACTCAGATGTGGTGCGGGCCTTTCTCGATCGAGGAGTCGAGGCGCCGTGGTCGCATCAGCTGGCCGCGGCTCAACTGGCCCGCGACGGTCGGCACGTCGTGGTGAGCACCGGAACCGCCTCGGGCAAGTCGCTGGCCTACCAGTTGCCGATCCTGACCGCGATGGTGGAGGACCCCCGGGCCCGGGCGCTGTACCTGTCGCCGACCAAGGCTCTCGGCCACGACCAGTTACGGGCGGCGACATCACTGACGGCGGCCATACCGGCGCTCGCCGAGGTGGCGCCGGCCGCCTACGACGGCGACAGTCCGACCGAGGTCCGCCGATTCGCACGCGAGCGGTCCCGGTGGATCTTCTCCAATCCGGACATGATTCATCTGTCGCTGCTGCGCAACCATGCGAAATGGGCTGTCTTCCTGCGCCACCTGCGCTTCGTCGTGGTCGACGAATGTCACTACTACCGCGGCGTTTTCGGTTCGAATGTGGCGATGGTGCTGCGCCGGCTACTGCGGCTGTGCGCCCGCTACTCGCCCGACGGACAGATGCCGACCGTGGTCTTCGCCAGTGCCACCACCGCCGAACCCGCGGTCACCGCATCCGAACTGATCGGTCAAACGGTGGTGGAGGTGACCGAGGACGGATCGCCGCACGGAGCGCGCACCGTCGCGTTGTGGGAGCCTCCGCTGATCGACACCGTCGTGGGCGAAAACGGTGCACCGGTGCGTCGTTCGGCCGGCGCCGAGGCCGCCCGGGTGATGGCCGACCTGATGACCGAGGGCGCGCGCACCCTGACCTTCGTGCGGTCGCGCCGCGGGGCCGAACTCGTGGCCCTCGGCGCGCGGGCGAGACTGACCGACACCGCGCCCCATCTGGTCGAGCAGATCGCGTCCTACCGGGCCGGCTACCTGGCCGAAGACCGGCGTGAGCTCGAGGCCGCGCTCGGCGACGGCAGACTTCGCGGTCTGGCCAGTACCAATGCGCTCGAGCTGGGCGTTGACATCGCCGGTCTGGATGCCGTTGTGCTGGCCGGGTTCCCGGGCACCGTCGCCTCGTTCTGGCAGCAGGCCGGCCGCGCCGGCCGACGCGGCCAGGGCGCGCTGGTGGTGCTGATCGCCCGTGACGACCCGCTCGACACCTACCTGGTGCATCATCCCGCGGCGTTGCTGGACAAGCCCATCGAGCGGGTGGTGATCGACCCTACCAACCCGTATGTCCTTGGACCGCAACTGCTCTGCGCGGCCACCGAGTTACCGTTGAGCGACGCCGAGGTGCGGTTGTGGGACGCCGAGGAGGTGGCCGCAGCGCTGGTCGACGACGGACTGCTGCGGCGCCGGTCGGCCGGATACTTCCCGTCACCGGGAGTCGACCCTCATCCGGCCGTGGACATCCGGGGCGGAACCGGCGGGCAGATCGCCATCCTGGAAGCCGGCACCGGTCGGATGCTCGGCAGCGCGGGCGCGGGGCAGGCCCCCGCGTGTGTCCACCCCGGCGCGGTGTATCTGCATCAGGGCGAGACCTACGTCGTCGATTCCCTGGACTTCGAGGACGGTGTCGCCTTCGTGCGCGCCGAGGATCCCGGCTACACCACCTTCGCGCGGGAGGTCACCGACATCAGCGTCACCGGACCGGGCCGGCGCAGCCGTCACGGCGACGTGACGATAGGCCTGGTTCCGGTGTCGGTCAGCAACACCGTCACCGGATACCTGCGTCGCCGGATCAACGGTGAGGTAATCGATTTCGTCGAACTCGACATGCCCATCCGCACGCTCGACACCATGGCCGTGATGTGCACGATCACCCCGGAGGCTTTGCAGCGCAACGGGATCGACGTGCTGCGGTGGCCGGGTGCGCTGCACGCCGCCGAGCACGCCGCGATCGGGCTGCTGCCGTTGGTCGCCAGCTGCGACCGAGGCGACATCGGCGGGGTCTCGACGGCGGTGGGCCCCGTCGACGGGCTACCGTCGATCTTCGTCTACGACGGCCATCCCGGCGGCGCGGGTTTCGCCGCGCGCGGATTCGACACCATCACCGAGTGGTGGGGGGCCACCGCGTCGGCGATCGAGGCCTGTGAGTGTCCGTCGGGCTGCCCGTCCTGCGTGCAGTCGCCCAAGTGCGGCAATGCCAACGATCCCCTGGACAAGGCGGGGGCGGTGGCGGTGTTGCGGTTGGTGGTGGACGCGGTGGCGGCAGCGCCTTGGATAGGATCACCGTCATGA
- a CDS encoding serine/threonine-protein kinase, whose protein sequence is MSGPDVLAGRYELGGVLGRGGMAEVREAFDTLLHRPVAVKMLHPGLDDTADNRRRFEQEARSAAGLEHPNIVAVHDFGEHDGSPFIVMERLPGDTVADELARGPMPVAQVRSMLDDVLGALSVAHRAGVLHRDVKPGNILVSATRDSVKVGDFGIAKTADCAATRTGQIIGTMCYMSPERLAGAPASVADDLYAVGVIGYEAVLGRRAFPQDNPAAVAHAILHAPPPPLGVCRTDIDPVLAGVIDRAMARVPEQRFGSAEQMRAALAGRLPVAARPQTRVLPMPVPPPTAYPGPAAAARRDTRRPLLVLAAIASVFLVAGLALALQPFSSPEPIRPIGTSTAVPPPSTTPPPPPPVVQPVESAPAAPPAERKPDKPKKNNGNDDKGPGKGRGD, encoded by the coding sequence ATGTCCGGCCCTGACGTGCTTGCCGGCCGCTACGAACTGGGCGGTGTGCTCGGCCGCGGCGGCATGGCCGAGGTCCGGGAGGCGTTCGACACCCTGCTGCACCGCCCGGTGGCGGTCAAGATGCTGCATCCCGGCCTCGACGACACCGCGGACAATCGGCGCCGGTTCGAGCAGGAAGCCCGCTCAGCGGCCGGCCTCGAGCACCCGAACATCGTCGCGGTGCACGACTTCGGCGAGCACGACGGCAGCCCGTTCATCGTGATGGAGCGTCTGCCCGGCGACACCGTCGCCGACGAGCTGGCTCGCGGTCCGATGCCGGTCGCGCAGGTCCGCTCGATGCTCGACGACGTGCTGGGGGCGCTGAGCGTCGCCCACCGTGCGGGCGTGCTGCACCGCGACGTCAAACCGGGCAACATCCTGGTGTCGGCGACCAGGGACAGCGTCAAGGTGGGGGACTTCGGAATCGCCAAGACCGCCGACTGCGCGGCCACCAGGACCGGGCAGATCATCGGGACCATGTGCTACATGAGCCCCGAGCGGCTGGCCGGCGCGCCTGCCTCTGTCGCCGACGACCTGTATGCCGTCGGCGTCATCGGTTACGAGGCGGTGCTGGGCCGGCGGGCATTCCCACAGGACAACCCCGCTGCGGTGGCCCACGCCATCCTGCACGCACCGCCACCGCCGTTGGGCGTATGCCGCACGGACATCGACCCGGTGCTGGCCGGCGTCATCGACCGCGCCATGGCCCGCGTGCCCGAGCAGCGGTTCGGCAGTGCCGAGCAGATGCGCGCCGCGCTGGCCGGGCGGCTACCGGTCGCCGCGCGGCCGCAGACCCGGGTCCTGCCGATGCCCGTGCCGCCGCCGACCGCATATCCGGGGCCGGCGGCCGCTGCTCGCCGTGACACCCGCCGGCCGCTCCTGGTCCTTGCGGCGATCGCGTCGGTGTTCCTCGTCGCGGGGCTGGCCCTGGCCTTGCAGCCGTTCTCGTCGCCGGAACCCATCCGGCCCATCGGCACGAGCACGGCGGTCCCGCCACCCTCGACCACACCTCCGCCGCCCCCACCGGTGGTGCAGCCGGTCGAATCCGCGCCGGCGGCACCGCCGGCCGAGAGGAAACCGGACAAGCCGAAGAAGAACAACGGAAACGACGACAAGGGCCCCGGCAAGGGCCGCGGGGACTGA
- a CDS encoding Rv3654c family TadE-like protein, protein MIAALTAVTGAGAHLGAAMVARHRAQAAADLAAFSAAVWLASGPDAACAMARRIADASGAAVEDCRTEDLDVTVRVAVPVGLAWSPGPARAVARAGPA, encoded by the coding sequence ATGATCGCCGCGCTGACCGCGGTCACCGGCGCGGGCGCACATCTGGGAGCAGCCATGGTCGCGCGCCACCGCGCGCAGGCCGCCGCCGACCTGGCTGCGTTCAGCGCGGCAGTGTGGCTGGCCTCGGGCCCGGATGCGGCCTGCGCGATGGCCCGCAGGATCGCCGATGCGTCGGGTGCCGCCGTGGAGGACTGCCGGACCGAGGACCTCGACGTCACGGTGCGCGTGGCGGTGCCGGTGGGGCTGGCGTGGTCGCCCGGGCCCGCGCGGGCGGTGGCCCGGGCCGGGCCGGCGTGA
- a CDS encoding cold-shock protein, whose product MPQGTVKWFNAEKGFGFIAPEDGSADVFVHYTEIQGSGFRTLEENQKVEFEVGQSPKGPQATGVRAV is encoded by the coding sequence ATGCCACAGGGAACTGTGAAGTGGTTCAACGCGGAGAAGGGCTTCGGCTTCATCGCCCCCGAGGACGGCTCTGCTGACGTTTTTGTCCACTACACGGAGATTCAGGGTTCCGGCTTCCGCACCCTTGAAGAGAACCAGAAGGTCGAGTTCGAGGTCGGCCAGAGCCCCAAGGGTCCCCAGGCTACCGGCGTCCGCGCCGTCTGA
- a CDS encoding PAS domain-containing protein — translation MSHDWLLVETLGAEPVVVAEGVHTRNLIPIGTVLRRNPHLMAIQTAISETVRGGTGLSSITPKSDSVIRTEVVQMSDGVIHGVQIWVGSVDQEPPPRPLVGPLIWNLTEGTATDTTESLRVGGWDPSRQNLHGRAFADDLPRRDLNPYEAKVLGMVIKPEPGVLICSTWDVNDYQGQPITVGFVSRSLVEDPDSNAERVICRAMNWRSVREGATIQQDLLAQRILDGLAEPGVHRALVDPTHWTLLKWLDDPAPFFDWRAGMRSDRVIHPQDKDAMTAMAGQFATGPAAGVLRLVDRDGEWTPVHITVHRVELEDGVTAALAVLRAPTADELTELADRDRRTTRLSPGRKVGSRRSR, via the coding sequence ATGAGCCACGACTGGCTGCTCGTGGAGACCCTCGGCGCCGAGCCTGTCGTCGTCGCGGAAGGCGTGCACACCAGAAACCTCATCCCGATCGGCACGGTCCTGCGCCGCAACCCTCACCTGATGGCGATTCAGACCGCGATCAGCGAGACGGTCCGTGGCGGCACCGGCCTGAGCAGCATCACCCCGAAGAGCGACAGCGTGATCCGCACCGAGGTCGTGCAGATGTCCGACGGGGTCATCCACGGCGTCCAGATCTGGGTGGGATCGGTGGACCAGGAGCCGCCGCCCCGCCCGCTGGTCGGGCCGTTGATCTGGAACCTCACCGAGGGCACCGCCACCGACACCACCGAGTCGCTGCGTGTCGGGGGCTGGGACCCGTCCCGGCAGAACCTGCACGGGCGGGCCTTCGCCGACGATCTCCCCCGCCGTGACCTCAACCCCTACGAGGCCAAGGTGCTGGGCATGGTGATCAAACCCGAACCGGGCGTGTTGATCTGCAGCACCTGGGACGTCAACGACTACCAGGGCCAGCCGATCACGGTCGGGTTCGTGTCGCGGTCGCTGGTCGAGGATCCCGACAGCAACGCCGAGCGGGTGATCTGCCGTGCGATGAACTGGCGCAGCGTGCGCGAGGGCGCGACCATTCAGCAGGACTTGTTGGCCCAGCGGATTCTCGACGGGCTGGCCGAGCCGGGCGTGCATCGGGCGTTGGTCGACCCCACGCACTGGACGCTGCTCAAATGGCTGGACGATCCGGCGCCGTTCTTCGACTGGCGTGCCGGTATGCGCAGCGACCGGGTGATCCATCCGCAGGACAAGGACGCGATGACCGCCATGGCCGGCCAGTTCGCGACCGGCCCGGCCGCGGGAGTGCTGCGACTGGTCGACCGCGACGGCGAGTGGACACCGGTGCACATCACCGTGCACCGTGTCGAACTCGAGGACGGCGTCACCGCGGCGTTGGCGGTTCTGCGCGCACCGACGGCTGACGAACTCACCGAACTCGCCGATCGCGACCGCCGGACGACCCGCCTGTCGCCCGGCCGGAAGGTGGGCTCGCGGCGAAGTCGGTGA
- a CDS encoding adenylate/guanylate cyclase domain-containing protein, translated as MATQAIEPGRISAFVRWVARTPWPVFTLGMLQADIIGALLVLGFLRFGLPPEDRIQLQDLPAYNLAIFLGYLFISFTVASYLTLRMLIPVMRWQRREMLLGDRDPGDTEVARMRALRMPFYRSLISATNWLLGSVVFIVASWPVASKSAPVVAVATGLGATATAIIGYLQSERVLRPVAVAALRGGVPENFRAPGVILRQVLTWVLATGVPLLAILLALIASKFAVLTAPADRLLTTILLLAIVGLVIGLTSTVLVAMSIADPLRQLRWALGEVQRGNYNAHMQIYDASELGLLQAGFNDMVRDLAERQRLRDLFGRYVGEDVARRALERGTELGGQEREVAVLFVDLVGSTRLAATIPAAEVVNLLNDFFRVVVDTVNRHGGFVNKFQGDAALAIFGAPIEHPDASGAALAAARELHDELIKVLGETEFGIGVSAGRAIAGHIGAQARFEYTVIGDPVNEAARLTELAKLEKGHVLASAVAVSDALDAEALCWDVGEIVELRGRTAPTQLARPVKLASPEEAFSERARLDDQMTGDVSHSS; from the coding sequence ATGGCCACGCAAGCGATCGAACCGGGGCGAATCAGTGCATTCGTCCGCTGGGTCGCGCGCACCCCGTGGCCGGTGTTCACGCTGGGCATGCTGCAGGCCGACATCATCGGCGCGCTGCTGGTGCTGGGGTTCCTGCGGTTCGGGCTGCCGCCCGAGGACCGGATCCAGCTGCAGGATCTGCCCGCGTACAACCTGGCGATCTTCCTCGGCTACCTGTTCATCTCGTTCACCGTCGCGTCCTACCTGACGCTGCGGATGCTGATCCCGGTGATGCGCTGGCAGCGCCGCGAGATGCTGCTGGGTGACCGGGACCCCGGCGACACCGAAGTGGCCCGGATGCGGGCGCTGCGCATGCCCTTCTACCGCTCGCTGATCAGCGCCACGAACTGGCTGCTCGGTTCGGTGGTCTTCATCGTCGCCAGCTGGCCGGTGGCCAGCAAATCCGCGCCGGTGGTGGCCGTCGCGACGGGCCTGGGCGCCACCGCCACCGCCATCATCGGCTACCTGCAGTCCGAACGGGTGCTGCGGCCGGTCGCCGTCGCCGCGCTGCGCGGCGGCGTACCGGAGAACTTCCGGGCGCCTGGGGTGATCCTGCGCCAGGTGCTGACCTGGGTCCTGGCCACCGGTGTCCCGCTGCTGGCGATCCTGTTGGCCCTGATCGCCAGCAAGTTCGCGGTGCTCACCGCGCCGGCCGACCGACTGCTGACCACGATTTTGCTGCTGGCCATCGTCGGGCTGGTGATCGGGCTGACGAGCACGGTGCTGGTGGCCATGTCGATCGCCGATCCGCTGCGCCAGCTGCGCTGGGCGCTCGGCGAGGTGCAGCGCGGCAATTACAACGCCCACATGCAGATCTACGACGCCAGCGAGCTGGGGCTGCTCCAGGCCGGGTTCAACGACATGGTGCGCGACCTGGCCGAACGGCAGCGGCTACGGGACCTGTTCGGTCGGTACGTCGGCGAGGATGTGGCCCGCCGGGCGCTGGAGCGCGGCACCGAGCTGGGTGGCCAGGAACGCGAGGTCGCGGTGTTGTTCGTCGACCTGGTCGGGTCGACGCGGCTGGCGGCCACCATCCCGGCCGCGGAGGTGGTGAACCTCCTCAACGACTTCTTCCGCGTCGTCGTCGACACCGTCAACCGGCATGGCGGCTTCGTCAACAAGTTCCAGGGTGACGCTGCGCTCGCCATCTTCGGGGCACCGATCGAGCATCCCGACGCGTCCGGGGCTGCGCTGGCCGCCGCGCGGGAGTTGCACGACGAGCTGATCAAGGTGCTCGGGGAGACCGAGTTCGGCATCGGGGTGTCGGCGGGCCGGGCCATCGCCGGCCACATCGGCGCGCAGGCCCGCTTCGAGTACACCGTGATCGGCGACCCGGTCAACGAGGCCGCCCGGCTGACCGAGCTCGCCAAGCTGGAAAAGGGCCATGTGCTGGCCTCGGCGGTGGCCGTCAGCGACGCGCTGGACGCCGAAGCGTTGTGCTGGGATGTCGGCGAGATCGTCGAGCTGCGTGGCCGCACCGCGCCCACCCAGCTGGCCCGGCCGGTGAAGCTGGCCTCCCCGGAGGAGGCGTTCTCCGAGCGGGCCCGCCTCGACGATCAGATGACGGGCGACGTCAGCCACTCGTCCTGA
- a CDS encoding TadE family type IV pilus minor pilin — protein MEAAFAVLSLVAVLAVCLAGLTALSMQLRCIDAAREAARLAARGDDAAATETARQIAPTGARVQVRRAGDFVVATASATSPLLPGIPIGARSVSAVEPDG, from the coding sequence ATCGAGGCCGCGTTCGCGGTGCTGTCGCTGGTGGCGGTACTGGCCGTATGTCTGGCCGGGCTCACCGCGCTGTCGATGCAGCTGCGGTGTATCGACGCCGCCAGGGAGGCCGCGCGGCTGGCGGCGCGCGGAGACGACGCCGCCGCCACCGAGACGGCCCGCCAGATCGCGCCCACAGGCGCCCGCGTGCAGGTGCGACGCGCGGGCGACTTCGTGGTGGCGACCGCCTCGGCGACGTCGCCGCTGCTGCCGGGCATCCCGATCGGGGCGCGCAGCGTCTCGGCGGTGGAGCCGGACGGCTGA